In Candidatus Promineifilum breve, one genomic interval encodes:
- a CDS encoding RNB domain-containing ribonuclease codes for MNPSVDSLVLYKGQPAVVRQAAAKKLTIELAGGERVSVRPKDVALLHPGPVAHLRQLPPAIGDPLTAWELLQGQATTLPELAELSFGSYTPATAWAAWTVVADGLYFIGDPEAITAHTAEEVAKIQAAREAKAADERDWDAFATRVADGRVVLEDERYLADVIALAVGRAEASRTLRRLGRPQTPESAHTLLLSVGRWQPADNPYPARLAVPTEPVADTIVAAAQQAQLPDETRRDLTHLLALAIDDEGSSDPDDALSLDEGRLWVHVADVAALVTPDDAVDREARGRSANLYLPDGTIHMLPEELTARLALGLQPVSPALSLLLAPQPDGDFELLEIVASWVRVTRLSYEQAETLLDESPYDALAAVAAANRARRIANGAVEIDLPEVKIKAALDGMVTIRPLPSLGSRALVREAMLMAGEAVGRLAMAQNIPLAFTAQDSPQSDDGLPADLTGAGMSIMWAKRRSMQRSRPSTAPGRHAGLGLDVYVQATSPLRRYLDLLAHQQLRAHLRGAPLLDTAAVTLRIGTADAVAGAVRAAERQSNQHWTLVYLLQHPDWQGEGVVVEQKQGRDVVVIPALAWETELYRRPSRPLDSVVTLAVESVDLPNRTARFRVV; via the coding sequence GTGAATCCGTCTGTCGATAGTCTGGTACTCTATAAGGGTCAGCCGGCCGTCGTGCGGCAGGCGGCGGCCAAGAAGCTGACCATTGAGCTGGCCGGCGGCGAACGGGTCAGCGTGCGGCCCAAGGATGTGGCCCTGCTCCACCCCGGCCCCGTGGCCCATCTCCGCCAACTGCCGCCGGCAATCGGCGACCCGCTGACCGCCTGGGAACTGCTCCAGGGCCAGGCGACGACGCTGCCGGAATTGGCCGAGCTGTCCTTCGGTAGTTATACGCCGGCGACGGCCTGGGCGGCCTGGACCGTGGTGGCCGACGGGCTTTACTTCATCGGCGACCCCGAGGCCATCACGGCGCATACGGCCGAGGAAGTGGCCAAAATCCAGGCCGCGCGCGAGGCCAAGGCCGCCGATGAGCGCGATTGGGACGCCTTCGCCACGCGAGTGGCCGACGGCCGCGTCGTGCTCGAAGACGAACGCTATCTGGCCGACGTGATCGCCCTGGCCGTGGGGCGGGCCGAGGCCAGCCGCACCCTGCGCCGTCTGGGCCGGCCGCAGACGCCGGAATCGGCCCATACCCTGCTGCTGAGCGTCGGCCGCTGGCAGCCGGCCGATAACCCCTATCCGGCGCGCCTCGCTGTGCCGACCGAACCCGTCGCGGACACGATTGTCGCCGCAGCGCAACAAGCCCAGCTGCCGGACGAAACGCGCCGCGATCTGACTCATCTCCTGGCCCTGGCAATCGACGACGAGGGCAGTAGCGACCCCGACGACGCCCTGTCGCTGGATGAGGGCCGGTTGTGGGTCCACGTTGCCGACGTGGCCGCCCTGGTGACGCCGGATGATGCCGTCGATCGCGAAGCCCGCGGCCGCTCGGCCAACCTCTATCTGCCCGACGGCACGATCCACATGCTGCCGGAGGAGCTGACCGCCCGGCTGGCCTTGGGCCTCCAACCTGTGTCCCCGGCGCTATCTCTATTGTTGGCGCCACAACCGGATGGCGATTTTGAATTGTTGGAAATCGTTGCCAGTTGGGTGCGCGTCACTCGCCTCTCCTACGAGCAGGCCGAGACCCTGCTGGACGAAAGCCCGTATGATGCGTTAGCCGCCGTGGCCGCGGCCAATCGCGCCCGGCGCATTGCCAACGGCGCGGTGGAAATCGATCTGCCGGAAGTCAAGATTAAGGCCGCGCTGGATGGGATGGTCACCATCCGCCCCCTGCCGTCGTTGGGCAGCCGGGCGCTGGTGCGCGAGGCGATGCTGATGGCCGGGGAAGCCGTCGGCCGTCTGGCGATGGCCCAGAATATCCCCCTGGCCTTCACCGCCCAGGATTCGCCGCAGAGTGACGACGGCTTGCCGGCCGATCTGACCGGCGCCGGGATGTCGATCATGTGGGCCAAGCGCCGCTCGATGCAACGCAGCCGGCCCTCGACCGCCCCCGGCCGTCATGCCGGGTTGGGTCTGGACGTGTACGTGCAAGCCACCAGCCCGCTACGCCGCTACCTGGATCTGCTGGCCCACCAACAGTTGCGCGCCCATCTGCGCGGCGCGCCGCTATTGGACACGGCGGCGGTCACGCTGCGCATCGGCACGGCCGACGCCGTGGCCGGGGCCGTGCGCGCCGCCGAGCGCCAATCGAACCAACATTGGACGCTGGTCTACCTGCTACAGCACCCCGATTGGCAGGGTGAGGGCGTCGTCGTGGAGCAGAAACAGGGGCGCGACGTGGTGGTGATACCGGCGTTGGCCTGGGAGACGGAGCTATACCGGCGGCCGTCGCGTCCGCTGGACAGTGTGGTGACGTTGGCGGTGGAGAGCGTTGACTTGCCTAACCGGACCGCCCGTTTCAGAGTGGTCTAG
- a CDS encoding ABC transporter permease: MAQLSIPQPAKGAANLNLLQQIILITRRNLTVIFRTPQALIPPLAISVFFLLIYESTLGEAAGYLPGLSGNSYLGFILPLSLVSSALSGSSLAAQNLVRDIESGYFDKLLLTPVSRTALLLGPIIAGGFILGIQALFVIAVGLIMGLVSATGVAGLLAVVALAILLGSGFAGFTVSAALGSGNAAVTQAASFLFFPLTFLTASFVPLELLSGWLKVAARLNPITYVLEAMRSLLNEGWNMTLLWQGVAACLILAVAMYALAVYALRVRTRRN; encoded by the coding sequence ATGGCTCAACTATCCATTCCCCAGCCCGCTAAGGGCGCCGCCAATCTCAATCTGTTGCAGCAGATCATCTTGATCACCCGCCGCAACCTGACCGTCATCTTTCGCACGCCCCAGGCGCTGATCCCGCCGCTGGCGATCAGTGTCTTTTTCCTGCTCATCTACGAGTCAACGTTGGGCGAGGCGGCCGGCTATCTGCCGGGCCTGAGCGGCAATAGTTACCTGGGGTTTATCCTGCCCCTGTCATTGGTCAGCTCGGCATTGTCCGGCTCCAGCCTGGCCGCTCAAAATTTGGTGCGTGACATCGAGAGCGGCTACTTCGATAAGCTCCTGCTGACGCCGGTCAGTCGAACGGCGCTGCTGTTGGGGCCGATCATCGCCGGTGGGTTCATCCTGGGCATTCAGGCCTTGTTCGTCATCGCCGTTGGGTTGATCATGGGCCTGGTATCGGCCACGGGTGTGGCCGGGCTGTTGGCGGTGGTCGCTCTGGCGATCTTGTTGGGCAGTGGTTTTGCCGGGTTCACCGTATCGGCCGCGCTGGGCAGCGGCAATGCGGCGGTGACGCAGGCCGCCAGCTTTCTCTTCTTCCCGCTCACCTTTCTGACCGCCAGCTTTGTGCCCCTGGAACTCCTCAGCGGTTGGCTAAAGGTCGCGGCGCGTCTGAATCCCATCACCTACGTGCTGGAAGCCATGCGCTCGCTGCTCAATGAAGGGTGGAACATGACCTTGCTGTGGCAGGGCGTGGCCGCCTGCCTCATCCTGGCGGTGGCGATGTACGCGCTGGCCGTCTATGCGCTGCGGGTGCGGACGCGGCGGAACTAG
- a CDS encoding ATP-binding cassette domain-containing protein, whose protein sequence is MTTGHIAVQNLVKRYPGNVVAVDDITLSVDEGLIFGFLGPNGAGKSTTIKILTTFALPTSGRATVGGYDVVTEADKVRRIAGVALQDIGLDPLMKPYELLMLQIRMFGATSAQARARATELLDLVGLSEVTDRRVGTYSGGMRRRLDLALALAHEPRVLFLDEPTTGLDPASRRDVWEEVRRLNRQLGMTIFLTTQYLEEADELANIVAIIDKGRIAVQGTPSKLKSELGNESINLAFEERQTAELAQKRLAELSPRVQIDRDIVRLYMDNAAEAIPGVINLLREDQIAPLSLTLTQPTLDDVFLRVTGQRLKDDSPEMAPTPANGNGHKRNR, encoded by the coding sequence ATGACTACGGGCCATATCGCCGTCCAAAATTTGGTAAAACGCTATCCGGGTAACGTCGTTGCCGTCGATGACATCACGCTAAGTGTCGATGAGGGCCTTATCTTCGGCTTCCTGGGGCCGAACGGAGCGGGCAAGAGCACAACCATCAAGATTCTGACCACCTTTGCGCTGCCGACCAGCGGCCGGGCCACGGTGGGCGGTTATGATGTCGTTACCGAGGCCGACAAGGTGCGACGCATCGCCGGGGTGGCCTTGCAAGACATCGGCCTCGATCCGCTGATGAAGCCCTATGAATTGCTCATGTTGCAGATTCGCATGTTTGGCGCAACCTCGGCGCAGGCGCGGGCACGGGCGACCGAACTGCTGGACCTGGTGGGACTCAGCGAGGTGACCGACCGCCGCGTGGGAACCTATAGCGGTGGCATGCGGCGACGTCTCGACCTGGCCTTGGCCCTGGCCCACGAGCCGCGGGTGCTCTTTCTCGATGAGCCGACAACCGGCCTCGATCCGGCCAGCCGCCGCGACGTCTGGGAGGAAGTGCGCCGCCTGAATCGCCAATTGGGGATGACCATCTTCCTGACCACGCAATATCTGGAAGAAGCCGACGAACTGGCCAACATCGTGGCGATTATCGATAAAGGGCGCATCGCCGTTCAGGGCACGCCGTCCAAGCTGAAGAGCGAACTGGGTAACGAATCGATCAATCTAGCCTTTGAGGAGCGGCAAACGGCCGAGTTAGCCCAGAAACGTTTGGCCGAACTGTCGCCTAGAGTGCAGATCGACCGGGACATCGTGCGGCTCTATATGGACAACGCGGCCGAGGCCATTCCCGGCGTCATCAATCTATTGCGCGAGGATCAGATCGCCCCTCTCTCATTGACCCTGACCCAGCCGACACTCGACGACGTATTCCTGCGCGTCACCGGCCAGCGGTTGAAGGATGACTCGCCGGAAATGGCGCCGACCCCGGCCAACGGGAACGGTCATAAAAGAAATCGCTAA
- a CDS encoding histidine phosphatase family protein, with translation MLLYLIRHAQSANNDLYARGGTAHGRTADPPLTEIGHRQAQLLAHCLAGAPPAADPMPELIGKYAARHDRLGYGLTHLYCSLMTRAIQTAGYIAAATGLPLTAWPEIHERGGLHEWDETSGADIGVAGPGRSFFVKEYPHLILPEAIDEAGWWNRPPETVTESIPRARLVWEQLLARHGGTEDRVGLVLHGGFFQALLTVFLSPDDTLTQPDWGMNALWFGMSNTSISRMEFDNGNAVIRYLNKVDHLPSELITG, from the coding sequence ATGTTGCTCTATTTGATCCGACATGCCCAATCGGCCAACAACGACCTCTACGCCCGTGGCGGCACCGCCCACGGCCGCACGGCCGACCCGCCGCTGACCGAGATTGGTCACCGGCAAGCGCAACTGCTGGCCCACTGCCTGGCCGGCGCGCCACCCGCTGCCGACCCGATGCCCGAGTTAATCGGCAAATACGCCGCGCGCCACGACCGCCTGGGCTATGGCCTGACCCACCTGTACTGTAGTCTGATGACCCGCGCCATCCAGACCGCCGGCTACATCGCCGCCGCCACCGGCCTGCCCCTCACCGCCTGGCCGGAGATTCACGAGCGCGGCGGCTTGCACGAATGGGACGAAACGAGTGGGGCGGATATTGGCGTGGCCGGGCCGGGGCGCTCCTTCTTTGTGAAAGAGTACCCCCATCTCATCCTGCCCGAAGCAATCGATGAGGCGGGCTGGTGGAATAGGCCGCCGGAAACCGTGACCGAATCGATCCCCCGCGCCCGGTTGGTCTGGGAGCAACTGCTGGCGCGTCACGGCGGCACGGAGGATCGCGTGGGCCTCGTCCTGCACGGCGGCTTTTTCCAGGCGCTGTTGACGGTTTTCCTCAGTCCGGATGACACCCTGACCCAACCGGATTGGGGTATGAATGCCCTGTGGTTTGGCATGAGCAATACCTCGATCAGCCGGATGGAGTTTGACAATGGCAACGCCGTCATCCGCTACTTGAATAAGGTAGACCATCTGCCGAGCGAACTCATTACCGGCTGA
- the murJ gene encoding murein biosynthesis integral membrane protein MurJ translates to MQRTRHLFRSSVIVIALFGLGKLIGLFRARLVAQAFGASPAFDAFTAANQLPEVFFVVIAGGSLAAAFIPIYSQYLNQESRAESTRLANTVLTLVILLLGGISAVGALFAPWLATHVLVPDFSPAQQQLTAQIMRVILIQTTIFGIGGVLSSLLNAHQHFFLPALATLALDVGYFFGLFFLVPSLGIMGLAWGTVVGGVLFVLIQLPGLVRYRLRYRPQLAVKMRGIGELVRLMGPRIVTLGMIQIADLLIIRLASGLPAGATSSYFYGYGLMQFPQTLFGTAIALVVFPTLAELYNARDIDGLKRTASNTLAIIWTLTVPAAALTVLLGRPIIVFLFQGGAFDEQATRLVYAVLAAFSLRIVSESTLEIVVRLFYARHNTLVPMLTYLGWFALTALLSLLLVRPWGVVGLAAATTIGFTALAVVLFALNRRELNGLGGRPLALALLRAVAATALMSAAIWLVGRFVTGTILFLGVGLLVGGLVYLAATWLLGGRELATLWGLVRSRNKAEKPLI, encoded by the coding sequence ATGCAGCGCACCCGCCATCTATTTCGCTCCTCCGTCATCGTCATCGCCCTCTTTGGACTTGGCAAACTCATCGGCCTCTTTCGGGCGCGGCTGGTGGCCCAGGCGTTTGGCGCGTCGCCGGCCTTCGATGCCTTCACCGCCGCCAATCAGTTGCCGGAAGTGTTCTTTGTCGTCATCGCCGGCGGCTCGCTGGCCGCGGCCTTCATCCCTATCTATAGCCAATACCTCAATCAGGAAAGCCGGGCGGAGAGCACGCGGCTGGCCAATACCGTCCTGACGCTGGTCATCCTGCTACTCGGCGGCATTTCGGCCGTCGGCGCCCTCTTCGCCCCCTGGCTGGCGACCCACGTCCTGGTGCCCGATTTCTCGCCCGCCCAACAGCAATTGACGGCCCAGATCATGCGCGTCATCCTCATCCAGACGACGATCTTCGGCATCGGTGGTGTGCTCAGTAGTCTACTCAATGCCCACCAGCATTTCTTCCTGCCGGCATTGGCGACGTTGGCTCTCGACGTTGGTTACTTCTTTGGCCTGTTCTTCCTCGTGCCGTCGCTGGGTATCATGGGGCTGGCCTGGGGCACGGTGGTCGGCGGCGTGCTGTTCGTCCTCATCCAACTGCCGGGGCTGGTGCGCTACCGGCTGCGCTACCGGCCGCAACTCGCCGTGAAGATGCGCGGCATCGGCGAGCTGGTGCGCCTCATGGGGCCGCGCATCGTCACCCTGGGCATGATCCAGATCGCCGACCTGCTCATCATTCGTCTGGCGTCCGGCCTGCCCGCCGGGGCCACGTCGAGCTACTTCTACGGCTACGGGCTGATGCAGTTTCCCCAGACGCTCTTCGGCACGGCCATCGCCCTGGTCGTCTTTCCCACCCTGGCCGAGCTATATAATGCGCGCGACATCGACGGGCTGAAGCGCACCGCGTCTAACACGCTGGCGATCATCTGGACGCTGACCGTGCCCGCCGCCGCCCTGACCGTGCTGCTGGGGCGGCCGATCATCGTCTTCCTTTTTCAGGGCGGCGCGTTCGACGAGCAGGCCACGCGGCTGGTCTATGCCGTGTTGGCCGCGTTCAGCCTGCGCATCGTCAGCGAATCGACGCTGGAAATCGTCGTGCGCCTCTTCTACGCCCGCCACAATACGCTCGTGCCCATGCTGACCTATCTGGGCTGGTTCGCTCTGACGGCGCTCCTGTCCCTGCTCCTCGTGCGGCCGTGGGGGGTGGTCGGTCTGGCGGCGGCCACGACCATCGGCTTCACCGCGCTGGCCGTCGTCCTGTTCGCCCTGAACCGGCGCGAACTCAATGGCCTGGGGGGACGCCCCCTGGCGCTGGCCCTGCTCCGCGCCGTGGCGGCCACCGCCCTGATGAGCGCCGCCATCTGGCTTGTCGGCCGCTTCGTGACCGGCACGATCCTCTTCCTTGGCGTGGGCCTGTTGGTTGGCGGGCTGGTCTATCTGGCGGCGACGTGGCTGCTGGGCGGGCGCGAATTAGCCACGCTATGGGGCCTTGTCCGGTCAAGGAACAAGGCCGAAAAGCCTCTTATATAA
- the recA gene encoding recombinase RecA — translation MSRTNGSNQNDGRLATLDKTIDSLTKRFGEGTIMRLGAGHNLHIQVVPTGSISLDIALGVGGVPRGRIIEIYGPESSGKTTLCQHIVAEAQKLGGICSFIDMEHALDPIYAARCGVDIDNLYVSQPDTGEQALEIADALIRSGTMDVVVIDSVAALVPRAEIEGEMGDTHVGLQARLMSQALRKLSGAIKQTNTVVIFTNQLREKIGVMFGSPETTPGGNALKFYASVRLDIRRIQAIKSGNDVIGNRTRVKVKKNKVAPPFTECEFDIMYNEGISKTGDVLDLATTYNIVDKRGAYFRYNDMLLGQGRENAKVFLAENPTILVELERRIRGETVMPVVVMEAAAEEDLLAEEAF, via the coding sequence ATGTCCCGTACAAACGGCAGCAATCAAAACGACGGGCGGCTGGCCACGCTCGACAAGACCATCGATTCCCTGACCAAGCGCTTCGGCGAAGGCACGATCATGCGCCTCGGCGCGGGCCACAACCTCCACATCCAGGTCGTGCCCACCGGCTCCATCTCCCTCGACATCGCCCTGGGCGTGGGCGGCGTACCGCGCGGCCGCATCATCGAAATCTACGGCCCTGAATCCTCCGGCAAGACCACCCTCTGCCAGCACATCGTCGCCGAAGCCCAAAAGCTGGGCGGCATCTGTTCCTTCATCGACATGGAGCACGCCCTCGACCCCATCTACGCCGCCCGCTGCGGCGTCGACATCGACAACCTCTACGTCTCCCAGCCCGACACCGGCGAGCAAGCCCTGGAGATCGCCGACGCCCTCATCCGCTCCGGCACGATGGACGTCGTCGTCATCGACTCCGTGGCCGCCCTCGTCCCGCGCGCCGAGATCGAGGGCGAGATGGGCGACACCCACGTCGGTCTCCAGGCCCGTCTGATGAGCCAGGCCCTGCGCAAGCTGTCGGGGGCCATCAAGCAGACCAACACCGTCGTCATCTTCACCAACCAGTTGCGCGAGAAGATCGGCGTCATGTTCGGTAGCCCGGAGACGACCCCCGGCGGCAATGCCCTCAAGTTCTACGCCTCGGTACGGCTCGACATCCGCCGCATCCAGGCCATCAAGTCGGGCAACGACGTCATCGGCAATCGCACCCGGGTCAAGGTCAAGAAGAACAAGGTCGCCCCGCCCTTCACCGAATGCGAGTTCGACATCATGTACAACGAGGGCATCTCCAAGACCGGCGATGTGCTGGACCTGGCGACCACCTACAACATCGTTGACAAGCGCGGCGCTTACTTCCGCTACAACGATATGTTGTTGGGCCAAGGGCGCGAGAACGCCAAGGTCTTTTTGGCCGAAAATCCGACGATTCTGGTCGAATTGGAGCGGCGTATTCGCGGCGAAACGGTGATGCCGGTCGTGGTGATGGAAGCGGCGGCCGAAGAAGACCTGCTGGCCGAAGAAGCGTTCTAG
- a CDS encoding S1 RNA-binding domain-containing protein, translating to MSADPIEITTDITTEAAPATIADLSPKMQLMGTVKRLELYGAFIDLGLDATGLIHISKIGGEQVNRVSDVLNVGDQVTVWVDKVDAERQQVMLTMIPPLAVDWTELKTDQIYEGKVTRLETFGAFVSIGAEREGLVHISELSHNYIKHPSEVVKIDDEVKVKVLGFNRRKRRIDLSMKALSEKPEAEPMAAPSRGRDGGRDGGRYAGRDSGGGGGRDGGGGRDSGRRRSNRDRQEPEVYEYVDDDAEEVPTAMEIAMRRALGSDAVATVQGEQSGRRGKKAHREDQRRLQEELLKRTLTMQSDN from the coding sequence ATGAGTGCAGACCCTATCGAAATCACCACCGACATCACCACCGAGGCCGCGCCCGCCACCATCGCGGACCTATCGCCCAAAATGCAGCTAATGGGCACGGTAAAACGTTTGGAACTTTACGGCGCGTTCATTGATCTGGGGCTGGATGCTACCGGCCTCATCCACATCTCAAAAATCGGCGGCGAACAAGTCAACCGTGTTTCCGATGTGCTCAACGTAGGCGACCAGGTTACCGTCTGGGTGGACAAAGTGGATGCCGAGCGCCAGCAGGTCATGCTGACGATGATCCCCCCGTTGGCCGTGGACTGGACCGAACTGAAGACCGATCAGATTTATGAAGGCAAGGTCACCCGCCTGGAGACGTTCGGCGCGTTCGTCAGCATCGGCGCCGAGCGCGAGGGCCTCGTCCACATCAGCGAATTGAGCCACAACTACATCAAGCACCCCAGCGAAGTGGTCAAGATCGACGACGAAGTGAAGGTCAAGGTGTTGGGTTTCAATCGCCGCAAGCGCCGCATCGACCTGAGCATGAAGGCCCTGAGCGAGAAGCCCGAAGCCGAGCCGATGGCCGCGCCGTCGCGCGGTCGGGATGGCGGGCGCGATGGCGGCCGTTATGCCGGTCGGGATAGTGGTGGTGGTGGCGGTCGGGATGGTGGTGGTGGCCGCGACAGTGGCCGGCGCCGTTCCAACCGCGACCGTCAGGAACCGGAAGTGTACGAATACGTCGATGACGACGCGGAAGAAGTGCCGACGGCGATGGAAATCGCCATGCGCCGCGCGCTGGGCAGCGATGCCGTCGCCACGGTGCAGGGCGAACAGTCCGGCCGCCGCGGCAAGAAGGCCCACCGCGAAGATCAGCGCCGCTTGCAGGAAGAACTGCTCAAGCGCACGCTGACCATGCAGAGCGACAACTAA
- a CDS encoding molybdopterin molybdotransferase MoeA has protein sequence MSRLEDLTVREALALVLARFAVLPAEEVALLEALGRVSAAPVVAGDDLPPFANSAMDGYALRAADLAAATRDAPALLRVVADIAAGTNPTTAIGPGTAARIMTGAPLPPGADAVVPVEDTDEPWRDEARALPERVAVYRRVDAGAYVRWPGEDIRAGQTVIPAGHLIRPQEIGVLAALGQERVSVVRRPRIGVLSTGDELIDVGQPLSPGKIRNSNSHAQAAQVIALGGEPLLLGTAKDTADDVRARLDTAVAAQVDLLISSAGVSVGAYDVVKSVLDEAGGVAFWRVRMRPGKPLAFGAYRGMPYLGLPGNPVSALVSFETFARPAILKMSGHDQLERPRVVAVVGENLRSDGRESYLRAVVSREATGGYVARTTGSQGSHVLTSLVKANALLIVPEGVREVAAGTALVALMIDWPGGVF, from the coding sequence ATGTCCCGACTGGAAGATCTAACCGTCCGCGAGGCGCTGGCGCTGGTGCTGGCGCGATTCGCCGTCTTGCCCGCCGAAGAGGTGGCGTTGCTCGAGGCCCTCGGCCGCGTGTCGGCCGCGCCGGTCGTGGCCGGGGATGATTTGCCGCCCTTCGCCAACTCGGCCATGGACGGCTACGCCCTGCGCGCCGCCGACCTCGCCGCCGCCACGCGGGACGCGCCGGCCCTGCTCCGTGTCGTGGCTGACATCGCCGCCGGAACCAACCCCACCACGGCGATTGGGCCGGGAACCGCGGCCCGCATTATGACCGGCGCGCCGTTGCCGCCCGGCGCGGATGCTGTCGTCCCCGTGGAAGATACCGATGAGCCGTGGCGCGATGAGGCGCGAGCCTTGCCGGAGCGCGTGGCCGTCTATCGCCGGGTGGATGCGGGGGCCTACGTGCGTTGGCCGGGCGAGGACATTCGCGCCGGCCAAACGGTCATCCCCGCCGGCCATCTGATCCGGCCGCAGGAGATCGGCGTGTTGGCCGCGCTGGGGCAGGAACGGGTGAGTGTGGTGCGCCGGCCGCGTATCGGCGTGTTGTCAACCGGCGACGAGTTGATCGACGTCGGCCAACCCTTGTCGCCGGGCAAGATTCGCAATAGCAACAGCCATGCCCAGGCGGCGCAAGTGATCGCCCTGGGTGGCGAGCCGCTGCTGTTGGGCACGGCCAAGGATACGGCCGACGACGTGCGCGCCAGGCTCGACACGGCCGTGGCCGCCCAGGTCGATCTGTTGATCAGTTCGGCCGGGGTTTCCGTCGGCGCGTATGACGTGGTGAAGAGTGTGCTGGACGAGGCGGGCGGCGTGGCCTTCTGGCGGGTGCGGATGCGGCCGGGCAAGCCGCTGGCCTTTGGCGCGTATCGCGGCATGCCTTATCTGGGGCTGCCGGGCAATCCGGTGTCGGCCCTGGTGTCGTTCGAGACGTTCGCCCGCCCGGCCATCCTGAAAATGAGCGGCCATGACCAATTGGAACGGCCGCGGGTGGTGGCGGTTGTGGGGGAGAACCTTCGCTCCGACGGCCGCGAGAGCTATCTGCGCGCCGTCGTCAGCCGCGAGGCCACGGGCGGCTACGTGGCGCGCACCACCGGCAGCCAGGGATCGCACGTGCTGACGTCGCTGGTGAAGGCCAATGCTTTACTGATTGTGCCGGAAGGTGTCAGGGAAGTGGCGGCCGGGACGGCGCTGGTGGCGTTGATGATCGACTGGCCGGGCGGCGTGTTTTAG
- a CDS encoding HDIG domain-containing metalloprotein, with product MSHAATGQPKTRDDAWEMVCRHVQERGLRRHMLAVSTAMADYARRLGQDEAYWATVGLLHDFDWEIHPDLDRHPIAGAALLRAEGWDEETIRVILSHYTEGTGVERTKPIDFALLACDEITGLVIAATLVKSSRNIADVSVDTIRKKWKDKRFAAGVDRDDVIAYTADFSRECFGGGLELWTHIAHVLQAMQANAAELELDGRLSA from the coding sequence ATGAGCCACGCGGCCACCGGCCAACCCAAGACCCGCGACGATGCCTGGGAGATGGTCTGCCGCCACGTGCAGGAGCGCGGCCTGCGGCGGCACATGCTGGCCGTCAGCACGGCGATGGCTGATTATGCCCGCCGGTTGGGCCAGGACGAGGCGTATTGGGCCACGGTCGGCCTGCTCCACGATTTCGACTGGGAGATCCACCCTGACCTCGACCGGCATCCCATCGCCGGGGCGGCCTTGCTGCGGGCCGAGGGCTGGGATGAGGAGACGATCCGCGTCATCCTGTCGCACTACACCGAGGGTACGGGCGTCGAACGCACTAAGCCGATCGACTTCGCCCTGCTGGCCTGCGACGAGATCACCGGGCTGGTCATCGCCGCTACGCTGGTGAAGTCGTCGCGCAATATCGCCGACGTCTCGGTGGACACCATCCGCAAGAAGTGGAAAGACAAGCGCTTTGCCGCCGGCGTCGACCGCGACGACGTGATCGCCTACACGGCCGACTTCAGCCGCGAGTGCTTCGGCGGCGGCCTTGAGTTGTGGACGCACATCGCCCACGTCCTGCAAGCGATGCAGGCCAACGCCGCCGAACTGGAACTCGACGGGCGTCTGTCGGCTTAA